Proteins encoded within one genomic window of Balaenoptera musculus isolate JJ_BM4_2016_0621 chromosome 12, mBalMus1.pri.v3, whole genome shotgun sequence:
- the RWDD2A gene encoding RWD domain-containing protein 2A, which yields MSASMKECLQLQLLEMEMLFSMFPNQGEVKLEDVNALTNIKRYLEGTREALPPKIEFVITLQIEEPKVKIDLQVTMPHSYPYAALQLFGRSSELDRQQQLLLNKGLTSYVGTFDPGELCVCAAIQWLQDNSASYFLNRKLMYEPSTQAKPVKNTFLRMWIYSHHIYQQDLRKKILDVGKRLDVTGFCMTGKPGIICVEGFKEHCEEFWHTIRYPNWKHISCKHAESIETEGNGEDLRLFHSFEELLLEAHGDYGLRNDYHMNLGQFLEFLKKHKSEHVFQILFGIESKSSDS from the exons ATGTCCGCTTCAATGAAGGAATGCCTTCAACTTCAGCTGCTGGAGATGGAAATGCTGTTTTCTATGTTTCCTAACCAAGGAGAAGTAAAACTTGAAGATGTCAATGCCCTGACGAATATAAAGAGATATTTGGAAGGCACAAGGGAGGCACTGCCACCAAAAATCGAATTTGTGATTACACTCCAGATCGAGGAGCCCAAG gTGAAAATTGACTTGCAAGTAACCATGCCTCACAGCTACCCCTATGCAGCACTGCAGCTGTTCGGACGGTCATCCGAACTCGACAGACAACAGCAGCTCCTTCTCAACAAAGGTCTCACTTCTTACGTAGGGACTTTTGACCCAGGtgagctctgtgtgtgtgcggCCATCCAGTGGTTGCAGGACAACAGTGCCTCCTACTTCCTGAACAGGAAGCTCATGTACGAACCGTCTACGCAAGCAAAGCCGGTCAAGAACACATTCCTGCGAATGTGGATCTACAGCCACCATATATATCAGCAGGACCTACGGAAAAAGATTCTGGATGTCGGGAAAAGGTTAGACGTGACAGGATTTTGCATGACGGGAAAGCCGGGGATAATCTGCGTGGAAGGCTTCAAAGAGCACTGTGAGGAATTCTGGCACACAATTAGGTATCCCAACTGGAAGCACATTTCCTGTAAGCATGCCGAGAGTATCGAAACAGAAGGAAATGGGGAGGACCTGCgccttttccattcttttgaagAATTACTTCTTGAGGCCCATGGTGACTATGGCTTAAGGAATGACTATCACATGAATCTGGGCCAGTTCTTAGAATTTctcaaaaaacacaaaagtgAGCATGTTTTCCAGATATTATTTGGTATCGAAAGCAAAAGTTCTGACTCCTAG